A single window of Synechococcus sp. C9 DNA harbors:
- a CDS encoding DUF6761 family protein, translated as MLQDTRAIRFYQRLTDALVELRQRGYSLDELRLYLDGYLAALRHGSELEPYLVHRLEEETVRFMYDPANLTGVS; from the coding sequence ATGTTGCAGGACACGAGGGCGATTCGTTTTTATCAGCGGTTGACGGATGCTTTGGTGGAATTGCGCCAGCGTGGCTATTCCCTCGATGAACTGCGATTGTACTTAGATGGCTATTTGGCGGCTCTCCGTCATGGAAGTGAGTTGGAACCCTACTTGGTGCATCGTTTGGAAGAGGAGACGGTGCGGTTTATGTATGACCCGGCGAATTTGACGGGGGTGTCCTAG